The following is a genomic window from Gemmatimonadota bacterium.
GCGCGGGGTGCTCGCGCACCGCCTCGCTCAGCGAGCAGAAGATCACCCCCGACTTGGCCAGCGTCTCCTTGAACGTGGTGGCCACCGAGACGCTGTCGAAGATCGCGTCCACCGCCACCCCGGCCAGCAGCTTCTGCTCCGAGAGCGGGATGCCCAGCTTCTCGTACGTCTTGAGCAGCGCCGGGTCCACCTCGTCGAGGCTCCCCAGCGGCTTGTTCGTCCGGGGGGCCGAGTAGTAGATCACGTCCTGGTAGTCGATCGGCGGGTAGGAGATGTTGGCCCAGTGATGCGGCTCCTTCATCTCCAGCCAGCGGCGGTACGCCTTGAGCCGCCACTCCAGGAGCCAGGCCGGCTCCTGCTTCTTGGCGGAGATCAGCCGGACCACGTCCTCGCTCAGCCCGCGCGGGATCGTGTCCGCCTCGATGTCGGTGACGAAGCCGTACTGGTACGCGCGGTTGACCAGCGACTCGACCGACGATTCCGACGTGCTCATGCCTGCTCCTCACGGGCCGGACGGGCCGGCCCCTCCAGGACCGTCAGTGCGGGCGCCGCGCCCGGGAACTGCACCCGGTACTCGCAGGCGGGGCACCCCTCCAGCATGTGCGACTCGCGATGCACCGCGGCCGCCAGGACCTCCTCCAGGAACCGCCGCTCCGCCGCGCAGATCTCGGGGAAGCGCTCGGCCAGGGCCCGGATGGCGCAGTTGTGCTCGGTCAGGCGCAGCCCCTCCTCGCCGTCCCGCCACTCCGCCATGTACCCGCCCTCCACCAGCGCCCGCATCACCACGTCCATCCGCCGCTCCGGCGAGGCGTCGGTGAGCTCCACCTGGAGCTTGCGGGCCAGGTCGCTGAACCGGGTCTCGAAGGCGCTCACCACCGCCTGACGGCCCGCCTGCTCCGCCACCCGGTCGAGCACCTCGGTGAGCAGTTCCTTGTAGCGCTGCGGGAACAGCGACTCGCCCGCGGCGCTCAGGTGCCAGGCGTAGGTCGGCGCCCCGACCCCGCGCTGCTCCCGCCGGTACCCGATCACCGCCTCGAGTTCCAGCTCCCGCAGGTGGTGGCGGATGGCGTTGGACGACAGGCCCAGCTGCTCCGACAGCTCCCGCGCCGTCAGCGCCCCGGCGCGCTTGAGCGCCACGAGGATGGCGCCCCGCGGCCCCTTGTAGGCGGGCGGGAGCGTCTGCTCGGCAATCGGTTCGGAGATCGAGGTTCCCATGGCGACCGCAACCCTAAAGCTGGGATCGGGATTTGTCAACTAATTACCAATGGATTGGGGCGAATCCGTAATCGCTTATTCATGAAGGGGTTCCGCGATTCCAGCCAGCGGACGGGCTGCCGACGGATCCAAGGGCTCGCTGCGCCATTCCCCGACCAGGCCATGCCGCAAAGCCGGCGCACAGAGGCAGAGTTAGTCGTAAATACAACTACTTCTCAAGCCGTTGTTGTACAACAGATTGCGCGCCAGCATCCGAGCAAGCTCCGCACGCGAACCCGCGCGCGCTCCGGGCCCCGACCGGCCGCCGTGACCTCCGCTATTGTGGCAGAATGACTTCGGCACAAGATTGGGGCGTCTCGAGCCCGGACCCTGGATGACCATTCACCGCATTCGCATGCTCGGCGACCCGATCCTGCGGACCCGCTGCGAGCCGATCGCCAAGCCGCAGTCGGCGGCCGTTCGCGTGGTGGTGGACGACCTGCGCGAGACGCTGCGCGACTTCCAGTCCCGCTTCGGCTACGGCCGCGGCATCGCCGCGCCGCAGATCGGCGCCCCGGTCCGGATCGTCTACATCGAGATGGAGCAGCCCTGGCCGCTCATCAATCCCGAGATCGTGGACGTGGGCAACGAGGACTTCACCGTGTGGGACGACTGCTTCTCGTTCCCCAACCTGCTGGTGCGGGTCTCGCGGGCGCACCACATCAAGGTGCGCTACCAGGACCTGAAGGGCGCCTGGCACCTGACCGAGCTCGAGGGCGACCGGGCCGAGCTGCTGCAGCACGAGATCGACCACCTCGACGGCGTGCTCGCCGTGGACCGGCCGCACGGGCTGGATCCCTTCTGCCTCCGCGAGGAGTGGAACCGCCAGCACGCCCACGAGGGCCGCTTCGGCGAGCCCGAGCCGCGTTCCGAGAGCTACGCCACGCCGCTGACCGGCCTGCTGTAGCCGCCGCCGCGGTACCACCAGGGGGAACGGGCCCGGCGTCTCGGCCGCTTCCCCCTTCCCTCTTCCCGCGTCCCGTTTCCCCTGTTCCCCATCCCCACCCTGCCGCCCCATGCCCCCCCCCGGCGCCCGGGCCTGAGCTCAACGGCTGAGCGGCATCACGGCACGGCGGCGCGACGCACCACGCGGCCCCGGGCATCCATCCGGTCGAGGTTGGCCTGGATGCGCTGCACGTAGGTGAGCGTCTCCTGGTGACGCCAGCCACGGACTTCGGGGGCCACCACCGCGATGCTGGTCCACAGCGCCGGGTCGAGCGCGCGGGTGCGGGCCAGGGTGCGGGCCCGCAGGATGGGTACCCGGCCGGCGTTGTAGCTGGCGAACATGAAGTGGCGGTGATCGTCGGCGCTCACCGAATCGCCGAGCCACAGGCGCCAGAGGCGGCGGTCATAGTAGATGCCGGCGGCGATGTTCCACTCGTCGTGATCGATGGCGGTGAAGTCCGGGTTGCGCGACTGCACCTCGGTGAAGGTGGTGGGCATCAGCTGCATCACCCCGCGGGCGCCCACCCAGCTGGTGGCGGCGGGATTGAGGTTGCTCTCGGTCATCCCCTGAGCCTTGAACAGGCGCCAGTCGAAGCCGATGCCGAAGAAGCGCTTGCTGTACTTCCGGAAGGTGGGGTCGTAGCGGTCGGTGACCGCCTGGGCACGGAGCGGCGGGGCCGGCAGCAGCACCAGCAGCAGCAGGGCGGGGAG
Proteins encoded in this region:
- a CDS encoding winged helix-turn-helix transcriptional regulator produces the protein MGTSISEPIAEQTLPPAYKGPRGAILVALKRAGALTARELSEQLGLSSNAIRHHLRELELEAVIGYRREQRGVGAPTYAWHLSAAGESLFPQRYKELLTEVLDRVAEQAGRQAVVSAFETRFSDLARKLQVELTDASPERRMDVVMRALVEGGYMAEWRDGEEGLRLTEHNCAIRALAERFPEICAAERRFLEEVLAAAVHRESHMLEGCPACEYRVQFPGAAPALTVLEGPARPAREEQA
- a CDS encoding peptide deformylase; amino-acid sequence: MTIHRIRMLGDPILRTRCEPIAKPQSAAVRVVVDDLRETLRDFQSRFGYGRGIAAPQIGAPVRIVYIEMEQPWPLINPEIVDVGNEDFTVWDDCFSFPNLLVRVSRAHHIKVRYQDLKGAWHLTELEGDRAELLQHEIDHLDGVLAVDRPHGLDPFCLREEWNRQHAHEGRFGEPEPRSESYATPLTGLL
- a CDS encoding transglycosylase SLT domain-containing protein, which translates into the protein MSRLRGALGRWLLPALLLLVLLPAPPLRAQAVTDRYDPTFRKYSKRFFGIGFDWRLFKAQGMTESNLNPAATSWVGARGVMQLMPTTFTEVQSRNPDFTAIDHDEWNIAAGIYYDRRLWRLWLGDSVSADDHRHFMFASYNAGRVPILRARTLARTRALDPALWTSIAVVAPEVRGWRHQETLTYVQRIQANLDRMDARGRVVRRAAVP